A section of the Paralichthys olivaceus isolate ysfri-2021 chromosome 16, ASM2471397v2, whole genome shotgun sequence genome encodes:
- the LOC109641126 gene encoding ceramide synthase 2-like codes for MDLLPDLWRQEYWLPPGVTWEDMDKLADSDRPRPLDLLLGLPLALGFVALRYLFERFVAPPMGRCLGVKNRLQVTAAPSPRLESFYTQWSRKPTQSEIISLMKLCSKTQRQIETWFRRRRNQDRPSQTKKFGEAAWRFFFYLISFTAAFASLIDKPWLWDLRECWRQYPLQPMERAHYWYYMMELGFYGSLLLRISVDVKRKDFKEQVMHHLATIFLLIFSYCANYIRIGTLVIMLHDLSDILLESAKMFNYGTGWRRTCDTLFVVFAVVFLVTRLVIFPSKLIHTTLVLSMETFEPFVGYYFFNILLMVLQALHIFWAGLILRMVYKFLKGKLDKDERSDDESEVEEEEEEDKGGEDTADQGGDYCWERSKDALNSKLSMLTNSCVLNNLTNHRASAVDRMRKAQ; via the exons ATGGACCTGCTGCCTGATCTGTGGAGGCAGGAATACTGGCTCCCTCCAGGTGTGACCTGGGAGGACATGGATAAACTGGCGGACTCCGATCGACCCAGACCCCTGGACCTTCTCTTAGGTCTGCCACTAGCCCTGGGCTTTGTGGCCCTACGCTACCTGTTCGAGAG GTTTGTTGCCCCACCCATGGGCAGATGTTTGGGGGTGAAGAATAGATTGCAGGTGACTGCGGCCCCCTCCCCGAGGCTGGAGTCGTTTTACACCCAGTGGAGCAGAAAGCCGACGCAG AGTGAAATCATTAGTTTGATGAAGCTCTGCAGCAAAACCCAGAGACAGATTGAGACCTGGTTCCGCCGTCGCAGGAACCAAGACCGGCCGAGTCAAACAAAGAAGTTTGGTGAAGCTGC CTGGAGATTCTTCTTCTACCTTATTTCCTTCACGGCTGCGTTCGCCAGCTTGATTGAT AAACCCTGGTTGTGGGACCTCAGGGAATGTTGGAGACAGTATCCATTACAG CCCATGGAGAGAGCTCATTACTGGTACTACATGATGGAGCTGGGGTTTTATGGCTCTCTGCTGCTCCGGATCTCTGTTGACGTCAAGAGGAAG GATTTTAAAGAACAGGTGATGCACCATTTGGCCACCATCTTCCTGCTCATCTTCTCCTACTGTGCCAACTACATCCGCATCGGCACGTTGGTCATAATGCTTCATGACCTCTCTGACATCCTGCTGGAG TCCGCTAAGATGTTCAACTACGGCACTGGCTGGAGGAGAACGTGTGACactctgtttgttgtgtttgctgtggtCTTCCTTGTGACTCGACTGGTGATTTTCCCCAGCAA ACTCATCCACACCACCCTGGTGCTGTCCATGGAGACCTTCGAGCCCTTTGTCGGCTACTACTTTTTCAACATCCTGCTGATGGTGCTGCAGGCTCTGCACATCTTCTGGGCTGGATTGATCTTACGCATGGTCTACAAGTTCCTGAAAGGCAAG CTGGACAAAGATGAACGCAGTGATGATGAGAGTGAGGtcgaggaagaagaggaggaggataagGGAGGAGAGGACACTGCTGATCAAGGGGGAGATTATTGCTGGGAGAGAAGTAAAGACGCCCTGAACTCGAAGCTGTCCATGCTCACCAACAGTTGTGTCCTGAATAACTTGACCAACCACAGAGCATCTGCAGTCGACAGGATGCGCAAAGCTCAGTAG